One Eurosta solidaginis isolate ZX-2024a chromosome 1, ASM4086904v1, whole genome shotgun sequence genomic window, accttagtgatggtatagcttagtgatgctaatatccgtgacaatatgtttgTGACTATCTCTTCGTTGCTTTGTAtggatgtgtgtaaatgatgattgatttgttcatgtacacaagagtggcagcttgcctTACTGTTGTtctgcctttatttactaacagcctagtgatgctaaaattcgccacaatattaactTTTACAAGTGTTTATCATTATAAGTTAAAAAAATGCATTGCAAATCATTCACAAATACAGGcgttaataaataatttaaatagaaAGACAtgttaaaaaattcaaattttgtattGCCCCCACGATTGTACGATGATGACGCAAATCTATAAATCAAAAGACCTATTAATAGAATGAATAGAAATAAAGTGGGCGGCACGAAAAACGTTGTAAGCGCAAACCATAATTGTTCACGAGCACAACTGCGATATATTCAGTTTGTGATAAActaagcaaatacaaaaaaagttctgATCTATTCCACAATAAAGGGTGTTTCTTTGCGTCCCTGGACAGTTAGGATTGGTGCTTACAACGTTTTTTGAGCCAGCTGTAGCTGTAGCTGTTTTGTGGTTCAATAAGTTTTAGTCTGGCGAAGTTCTAATTCTCGTTCTCTCAAAATTCGGACTTTGTTTCAGGTTTTCCACCGTTTAACACTCTCACGAAGTAATCGTTTTCATCCCTTTGGGACTAGggatgttattgttgtagcgataaggttactccccgaaggctttggggagtgttatcgatgtgatggtcctttgccggatacacggtacgctccggtaccatagcaccattaaggtgctagcccgaccatctcgggaacgatttatgtcgccacattaaaccttcaggccattccctccctccctacccccaagttccatgaggagcttggggtcgccagagcctcatctgttagtgaaacaggattcgccgcggataggtgaggttgacaattgggtttggagaagctatatattgcgctggcaatctgaagggttgcgctacacagcccatttaatctgatattttagtcgcctcttacgacaggcatacctaccgcgtgtatattctgatcccctaacccgctggggttgggACTAGGGATCCTAACTGTGTTGCCCAGTGTAAAAAGACAAACCACtgtggaaataaaattttttacgttTTGTCTTTTAATTGATTATGAATGAAAAGTTTTTATTCTAATCGTTGACAATTTGTAAGTCTTACTTAACGTGCACCTACCACATAAGTACATGCATATGAATATGTGCTATAAGCTTCTATTAAAAGATTTCGATTAAAATATAGATGAGTTATAGATATTGTACAATACAATTTGTTTCTAATACTAAACCAACGCCAAAGTTTCGAGGAAAAGCTTGTTTTCAAAGCTTCATTACACAGAACAATGTTGAATAAGTCAAAATGTTTGAAGCTCCCTCGACTTAGTCATATCTTAGAAGTGTCGCCGAGAATAACAAATTATAATGGGACCGGTTTTTAGAATTATATTTTGGTTGGCGGGTGGCGTCTTGTTCATAGCGTCTAATTTATCAGCTGAGACATTAGAGAAAAGTAAAAGTTTATAaacgaatattttgaaaaattaactaaattttttttttatttcaattttaggTGGCGCTTTTTGTATTAATCCTAATCAAAACGTGGGCAAGTGCATTTCAATCTACGAGTGCAAATCATTGAGTTTTGTATTGAAGAGGCGATTCACCGAGCAATATCGCTTTGTACGTTTGTCACAGTGTGACGGTGGCAGTGATGCAAGTGGGAAATTCGTTTGCTGCACAAATGATACGAAATTCCATGATGCTAACACGGATTGGCAACAGCGCATAATATTTCCAGATACGGGACAAAACGGGAGGCCTGATGATAGACATCAGAATGTCGCATTGATTGGGCCACCACTGTGCGGTGCTCTGACAATATCGAATAAGATTTATGGTGGTGAAGAGGCTGAGATAACTGAGTTTACTTGGATGGTCAGGTTGGAATATAGAACTGGTAAGATACTGAAATGATTTGAATGATTTATAcgcagaaaatattttaaaggggTCGGCCTGAGGTCAAAGTTGGATAGAAATTTCCGGGGAACCAAGAAGGTGTTCTTGATATAAGGCAAAAAAAGTGTTGTCTATAACTAGTCGCATTAGAATGTTAGACTAATTTGTAAGCAAAATGGATGAGAAGGTAAATTTTTTACGTCTCACTGCAGCATAAATATTGCATGGTTTGGAGCACCATTGCGTATGAGTTTTGTTATGCTGAAGGGCAAAAGCTAATCGAAATTACAAATCGATGTTTCGGTATCGAGTTAATCTTTATATTCAAAAGTGAGGGTAGGCTACTTAAAAGATATCCCAGTTTCTCCTACATGATAAGATCTCTGCCAGACTCTTTTCAAAGCAAATCTTCAGTTTCCGATATTaaacatttactttgtttttcgAATCATTTTGATCAAGTACTTCTTGAAAAGTGAACATTAATAAATTTCtttgttataattttactttCAGCCGGTGGCGTCATAGTATCGGAATGCGCTGGCTCACTGATAAATGAACGTTATGTTCTAACAGCGGCTCACTGTGTCACCGGTCCAGTCGAACAGCAAATTGGCAAACTGTAAGTattaaagaaagaaaagaaattcGGAAATTGTTTTTGCCATCTTTTAGGAACTATTTTTAACTTGCAGCGTCTCTTTGAGTGTAGGGGAGAATGACATTCATTCTGCGTCGAAATGCAATTCTCAGACATGTCTGCCGCCTTATCAACGATTTGGAATCGAAAGAATAGTTGTACATGAGCGTTATGATGCCGATCGAGATTTATTCATAAATGAACATAAGGATATAGCTTTGATTCGTGTGGATAGCTCAGTGAAATTTGACGATTATCTTCAACCAGTTTGTTTGCCAATTAAATCGCTTCTACAAGAACTCAAAGTGGGTAGACCTTTAATGGCTGCTGTTTGGGGGTATACGGGCCTATGTAAGACAAAtgtttatgaaaaacatttattttaatattttacagaACAGACACCAAACTTTATATTATGTTTAGCTAAACACAGTAAAACCAAGAAAAAGGTCCGTTTGCCACTAATTTCTATGGAGAGATGTCGTCTTACTTTCGAAAAGTTATTCTATGTAGCGGACGAACAAATTTGCGCTGGTGACGTTTTTCATGAAGATTCTTGCAGCGGCGATTCTGGTGGGCCGTTAATGCGTTTAAATTCAACATCTTGGGTATTGGAGGGCCTTGTTTCATTTGGAGTTAGTTGTGGACAAGAAAACCGCCCGGGCATTTACACACGCGTACGAAGCTATATAGATTGGATTGTGGATCATATTGAGCCATGGTAGCGCCATGGAAACTGCGTTGGATATATATGTAGTGCACAATGTagtgttttaaaaatgtttgatttttataaaatgtttggtTTAGGCCAAAGATTGATTTTTATTTTGGAACTGCTCTCGAATGCAATGTGATGTGCAATATTTAGAACTCATATTATAGagaaaatgtattaaattattaattaGAATATAGGCTTTTTTACGAGCAGTTAAAAAACTACTTTTAGTAATCTAGTTTTCACAGGATCGATCGTGAACTTCCCAGGCATATGCCATGATAACGAACAGAAATGTGCTTTGACTGTTCTCGAAACGAAAAACGAATTTCCCAACTGCCTTGGAagctattattttttatttcaaacccAAAATAAGTCGATTGTaattatcgtacaaacattttaacaGATAGTTATTTACAAACCATGAGCATAATCATAGTAAAGTTAATTTACGAAAAGTGCCCTTTTTTTAGTCATAATCGAGTTAgtgccagtttttttttttttttttgtggcgaaAAGCAGTCTCTATTGCTAAAATATGTCAAACAGATTAGGCTTTAACTTATGAGTACATTCGGAATTATAAACTTCCGCTTTGATGTATAAGAAGTGCATTTTATGAAAATGTTAACAGAATCCtgtaggctcattccatttcaagacacccggtccgcgcgggacatgatttttgatttcgatgaaattttaatatgttgttctttggtcaaaataatgaaacacgtgtttttttttacctcaaaaacattttttttcggattgatcggcaattgaattcgataaaatgtaatcgatattttattcacctattttttcaactgccaataacttttcaaaaattaaccaattcccATGATTTTtgctttgaaatgttcgttattacatctacttttatataaatttataaacagtagcatatagtttaaaaaaataaaatttgaatattaaaaatttttccccCATATATTGATGCGACGCATATCAGCATAaagggcgatcaatgccaaatgcttacaattaattaaaatatcacatgggTTATCGAGTTGTCGTACATACATAGCTGCGTTTTGGATGAAGTAAAGACGAGGTATATAATAAAGATCATCAAAGAGTTACATATTTTTTATGGATGAGTTATAGCTTTCTAACGAAAAGTTGCAGATTTATTATCGAAAGTTATTGACTATCTGCCGAAAATTTATCgctatgttataaaaaattatcgacatgttatcgatttttttattatttatcgaaaaactatcgattatttatcgaaatgtgAGCGATATGTAATCAAAAACTTAAGATTTGTTGCCGGAAAGTTACCAATTTGTAATTGGCTTGTTACTGATTTATTATCGACGATTCATCTGTTTTTAATGAAGCAGATACTTACAAAAGGCGATAAGAAacaaataagaagccgatgactggGTGATCGACCACTCGGCCGATGATGAAACAATAACATGTCGGTATCTGCTGTTACCGGCTCTTGGCAAAAATATtggttttctagacgtacacctgtatgGAAATTCAATAGGACTTagcgcttttttattttttgaactcCTAATAGGGTAAGTGTACAAACCCCGGTGCTAGTGAAGGTGGCTAGGACATTTTCTTTGTTACTGCGACCCATGGCATCCGTTTACCTGAAAAGCTTGCCGATTTGATTGAAAAATGTCCTAGCACCTACGCTGTGCTCTGTCTTGTAATTTTTCTGTAATACCAATTTCTTTCCTATTTTTAAATTTCCATGCTTTAAGTAACTATTCACATCCGCGAACACATTTGCAACTT contains:
- the LOC137245773 gene encoding serine protease 7-like; translated protein: MGPVFRIIFWLAGGVLFIASNLSAETLEKSGAFCINPNQNVGKCISIYECKSLSFVLKRRFTEQYRFVRLSQCDGGSDASGKFVCCTNDTKFHDANTDWQQRIIFPDTGQNGRPDDRHQNVALIGPPLCGALTISNKIYGGEEAEITEFTWMVRLEYRTAGGVIVSECAGSLINERYVLTAAHCVTGPVEQQIGKLVSLSVGENDIHSASKCNSQTCLPPYQRFGIERIVVHERYDADRDLFINEHKDIALIRVDSSVKFDDYLQPVCLPIKSLLQELKVGRPLMAAVWGYTGLSKHSKTKKKVRLPLISMERCRLTFEKLFYVADEQICAGDVFHEDSCSGDSGGPLMRLNSTSWVLEGLVSFGVSCGQENRPGIYTRVRSYIDWIVDHIEPW